A region from the Methanomassiliicoccales archaeon genome encodes:
- a CDS encoding HD domain-containing protein, whose protein sequence is MSVPEQKIVHDSVHGSVKVKGVFLELLLRPELQRLHGVKQLGLAYLVFPGANHTRFEHSLGTYHVTSLMCEALDLGSEDRNKVLAAALLHDLGHAPFSHTLEEVLENRFSLDHTEVGVSLINGERTVCLDEEREHLAPFPPIAEVLERAGISAKAVSDIIISPGHRGRMGQSLLMEQDGQAHFNQPEYLHQMIHGPVDADQMDYLLRDAHYTGVAHGTIDIDRIIQTIALHHGDIVVRKNGMVAAEGLMVARALMYTSVYFHKTVRIAEMMLCKAVELADDSVADQLQKLNDASLTERLMKQGGRSQRIVTMLKYRQLYKRAYSLFISDLGDDEVEQLIRLTDYHTRKNVENMIADRAGVDPSEVILDVPHRELITGEARRGKTEVPILNGDRVRPLTRLSPIGKALQSRGVHDWAVMVSCPWQHMAKVEKASARTILDL, encoded by the coding sequence ATGTCCGTGCCTGAGCAGAAGATAGTTCACGATAGCGTGCACGGCAGCGTCAAGGTGAAAGGTGTCTTTTTAGAGCTGTTGCTTCGTCCAGAACTGCAGAGACTGCACGGGGTCAAGCAGCTAGGGCTGGCCTATTTGGTCTTTCCCGGAGCAAATCACACCCGATTCGAGCATTCCCTGGGCACCTATCACGTGACAAGCTTGATGTGCGAGGCATTGGACCTGGGGAGTGAGGACAGGAACAAGGTATTGGCCGCCGCATTGCTTCACGATCTTGGGCACGCCCCGTTCTCCCACACCTTGGAGGAAGTTCTGGAGAACCGCTTCTCCCTGGACCACACCGAAGTGGGTGTTTCCCTTATCAACGGGGAAAGGACCGTATGCCTAGATGAGGAAAGGGAGCACCTAGCTCCCTTTCCTCCCATCGCTGAAGTGCTGGAGCGGGCTGGGATATCGGCGAAGGCGGTATCGGACATCATCATCTCCCCCGGACATCGAGGTCGCATGGGTCAGAGCCTGCTGATGGAACAGGACGGGCAAGCGCATTTCAATCAACCTGAATACCTCCATCAGATGATACACGGTCCGGTGGACGCGGACCAGATGGACTATCTGTTGAGGGATGCTCATTACACTGGTGTCGCTCATGGAACGATCGACATAGACCGGATCATACAGACCATCGCCCTGCATCACGGCGACATCGTGGTGCGCAAGAACGGCATGGTGGCGGCGGAAGGGCTAATGGTGGCAAGGGCGCTCATGTACACTTCGGTCTACTTTCACAAGACCGTACGCATTGCCGAGATGATGCTATGCAAGGCCGTGGAGCTCGCCGATGACAGCGTTGCCGATCAGCTGCAGAAATTGAACGATGCCTCGTTGACCGAACGATTGATGAAGCAGGGAGGGCGATCGCAGAGGATCGTGACCATGCTCAAATATCGCCAGCTCTACAAACGCGCCTATTCGTTGTTCATCTCGGACCTGGGCGATGATGAGGTGGAGCAGCTCATACGACTTACTGATTACCATACCCGCAAGAATGTGGAGAACATGATAGCCGATAGGGCCGGGGTGGATCCGTCCGAGGTCATATTGGACGTGCCTCATCGGGAACTGATAACCGGTGAGGCCCGCCGGGGCAAGACCGAAGTGCCCATATTGAACGGTGATCGGGTGAGGCCGCTCACCCGCCTTAGCCCTATAGGTAAAGCATTGCAGTCACGAGGTGTGCACGACTGGGCGGTCATGGTATCCTGTCCGTGGCAGCATATGGCCAAGGTGGAAAAGGCTTCGGCCCGGACCATACTCGATCTTTAA
- a CDS encoding DUF835 domain-containing protein: protein MIDQTTPIIIFPIIAILEVVLGIYVFYHGKWSLVNRYFLIITLLAALGSLLNTALIQLTQAELALLVAQALIFFSVIKLAAAYYLNTVVIYDLRTTRLKERWSWNVLIVLVLALVSALSAQSLSQDEFGWVFRSFWPIIWLTILLLTFIILLFISLVRKTRNLQNKVQKVQAQVLTIALAFPAIFTLFIWSLDLWGFHTPRVYGLAELVSTMVLGFGIVKYDLFSVKRVQENALVSVRSPPLHHGRAYLFEASDNDRMFQALLQEMEMGTPALIICRTHPDQLRARYHLLKTPLIWLAQSPGPDRIDPSNLQLLTHMTLDFMRKGHSIIAIEGLEFLLVNNELTRVLKFIGQLRDHVIVENAILLLTADPRTLTEKQKAILERELELVE, encoded by the coding sequence ATGATTGATCAGACAACCCCTATCATCATTTTCCCGATCATCGCCATTCTAGAGGTGGTTTTGGGCATCTATGTGTTCTACCATGGAAAATGGTCGCTGGTGAACCGTTACTTTCTGATAATCACCCTGCTGGCAGCCTTAGGCAGCCTGCTGAATACGGCGTTGATACAGCTCACTCAGGCAGAATTGGCCTTGCTGGTCGCCCAAGCCTTGATATTCTTTTCGGTCATCAAACTAGCCGCGGCCTATTATCTCAACACGGTCGTGATCTACGATCTGAGAACGACCCGCTTGAAGGAGCGGTGGTCGTGGAACGTCTTGATCGTACTGGTCCTAGCATTGGTTTCAGCGCTCAGCGCACAATCATTGTCACAAGACGAGTTCGGTTGGGTGTTCCGGAGCTTCTGGCCTATAATCTGGTTGACCATCCTGCTCCTGACATTCATCATCCTTCTCTTCATATCGTTGGTGAGAAAAACCCGTAACCTCCAGAACAAGGTGCAAAAGGTCCAGGCTCAGGTGCTAACCATCGCCTTGGCCTTCCCAGCGATCTTCACGCTGTTCATATGGTCGTTGGACCTCTGGGGGTTCCACACCCCCCGGGTATACGGACTGGCCGAGCTGGTATCGACCATGGTTCTGGGCTTCGGCATCGTCAAGTATGATCTGTTCTCCGTAAAACGCGTCCAGGAGAACGCTCTGGTCTCGGTGAGATCCCCTCCGCTCCATCACGGTCGGGCCTACCTGTTCGAGGCGTCGGACAACGATCGCATGTTCCAGGCCTTGCTTCAGGAAATGGAGATGGGCACACCGGCCCTCATCATCTGCCGCACCCATCCCGATCAGCTCAGGGCACGTTACCATCTCTTAAAAACGCCATTGATATGGTTGGCACAGAGCCCGGGGCCGGACAGGATAGATCCCAGCAACCTGCAGTTGCTGACCCATATGACCCTCGATTTCATGCGCAAGGGCCACTCGATCATCGCCATCGAAGGCTTGGAGTTCCTGCTGGTGAACAATGAACTGACCCGGGTGCTAAAATTCATCGGCCAGTTAAGAGACCATGTCATCGTGGAGAATGCAATCCTATTACTTACCGCAGACCCGCGGACCCTCACTGAAAAGCAGAAGGCCATACTAGAACGCGAACTGGAGTTGGTGGAGTGA
- a CDS encoding RtcB family protein, with protein MSWNGPLEKVDDFRWKIPRSYKKGMNGDAIIFADERMIKTIISDNSPEQVANVACLPGLVNNSMAMPDIHWGYGFPIGGVAAMDAEEGVISPGGIGFDINCGVRLITTNLRTADVVPHIKELVDVMFKNVPAGVGSKGVVDVAANQISRILEEGAEWAVSEGYGWAEDLVHTEENGRMKNADASKVSSKAKQRGVPQVGSLGSGNHFLEVDKVEKIFDPVVAKAFGLEEGQITVSIHCGSRGCGHQIATDYLQVMERAVKDSDLRLPDRQLACAPVNSKEGQDYYAAMACGANYAWANRQMIMHWVRQSFEKVFSRSAEDLEMNLVYDVAHNIAKVEDHLVDGKRRKVYVHRKGATRAFPKDHPEVPSVYRAVGQPVLIPGDMGTGSYVLVGTEQAMLESFGSTCHGAGRIMSREAAIRNYSVKAINQEMESKGIYLKGSTRDGIQEEAPGAYKDIDDVIRVVVGAGLSRPVAKLTPLGVMKG; from the coding sequence ATGAGCTGGAACGGGCCGTTGGAGAAGGTCGACGATTTTCGATGGAAAATACCCCGCTCTTATAAGAAGGGCATGAACGGAGATGCCATCATCTTCGCCGACGAACGGATGATCAAGACCATCATTTCTGATAACTCGCCGGAACAGGTGGCCAATGTCGCATGCCTGCCCGGACTTGTCAATAATTCCATGGCCATGCCCGACATCCACTGGGGCTATGGATTCCCGATAGGTGGCGTTGCGGCCATGGACGCCGAGGAGGGGGTCATCTCCCCCGGCGGTATCGGATTCGACATCAATTGTGGTGTAAGGCTCATCACCACCAACCTACGGACCGCTGACGTCGTACCTCACATCAAGGAACTGGTAGATGTCATGTTCAAAAACGTTCCCGCCGGGGTGGGCTCGAAGGGAGTTGTGGACGTGGCTGCGAACCAAATAAGCCGCATCCTGGAGGAAGGGGCGGAATGGGCCGTTTCCGAAGGATACGGCTGGGCGGAGGACCTGGTGCACACGGAGGAGAACGGCCGTATGAAGAACGCCGATGCATCCAAGGTATCTTCGAAGGCCAAGCAAAGAGGCGTTCCACAGGTCGGCTCATTGGGCTCTGGCAATCACTTCCTTGAAGTAGATAAGGTCGAAAAGATCTTTGACCCGGTGGTGGCAAAGGCCTTTGGACTGGAGGAGGGGCAGATCACCGTTTCCATCCACTGCGGTTCCCGCGGCTGCGGGCACCAGATCGCCACCGATTACCTGCAGGTAATGGAAAGAGCGGTGAAGGATAGCGATCTTCGCCTGCCGGACAGGCAATTGGCCTGCGCCCCGGTGAATTCTAAGGAGGGACAGGATTACTATGCCGCCATGGCCTGCGGCGCCAATTACGCCTGGGCCAACCGACAGATGATAATGCATTGGGTGAGGCAGTCCTTCGAAAAGGTCTTCTCCCGCAGCGCCGAGGACCTGGAGATGAATTTGGTCTACGACGTTGCCCATAACATCGCCAAGGTGGAGGACCATTTGGTCGACGGAAAGAGGAGGAAGGTATACGTGCACCGGAAGGGCGCCACCAGGGCGTTCCCCAAAGATCATCCCGAGGTGCCATCGGTCTATCGTGCCGTCGGTCAGCCTGTCCTCATACCGGGGGACATGGGTACGGGCTCATACGTGCTGGTTGGAACTGAACAGGCCATGCTCGAGTCGTTCGGTTCCACCTGCCACGGAGCGGGAAGGATCATGTCCCGAGAGGCGGCCATACGCAACTACTCGGTCAAAGCCATCAACCAGGAGATGGAGAGCAAGGGAATTTACCTGAAGGGGAGCACCAGGGACGGCATCCAAGAAGAGGCCCCGGGGGCCTATAAGGACATAGATGACGTCATCCGCGTGGTCGTCGGGGCCGGACTCTCCAGACCGGTGGCCAAATTGACCCCTCTGGGTGTCATGAAAGGTTAA